A single region of the Salvia miltiorrhiza cultivar Shanhuang (shh) chromosome 8, IMPLAD_Smil_shh, whole genome shotgun sequence genome encodes:
- the LOC130999196 gene encoding uncharacterized protein LOC130999196 isoform X2 — protein MAPQSSKLLRKVIPSDGRVEPRGELLNFSVYFLSGLSINGVSKLLNAKRVKEDKIGAAANQQENVEMASISNAAVGTNKASSLIKDAALVNQKQKAVEVCRERSEGSNDDQYKGKKPRVTWTNEMHQKFLDAIEKLGYDKAVPKKIVEVMGVPGLTRENVASHLQKYRCSMRRTQETIFGSLPCIRTRTELGGFGALTSPSTSKDLVFCSRSEGKFSHLSDVRNMMQRRDKHFTSSSDNSGTSKFVGYRFIGNQIDYGPINKSNTDAVFSTTGRWEHQPTSYVQHHHPFPDQNTNVTAGCILQQSSLLSSSASRIHGAETAGIDTSQEPDLLSSYALQNESLLEGPPTQQPQQISDQKSGDCRESLLHQLQSWDTSANAAPHQDLSLPPLEAPGNGFSDQAPAGFFDDILQQHCSPSPQNLDDIFGQGGNDDYLINGTGNTYDQFDIQEFDDTLFSQDD, from the exons ATGGCGCCGCAATCATCCAAACTATTAAGGAAAG TGATACCTAGTGATGGGAGGGTCGAGCCCAGAGGCGAGCTGCTTAATTTCTCTGTGTATTTTTTGAGTGGTTTGAGCATAAATGGTGTCAGTAAGCTTCTGAATGCAAAGAGAGTGAAGGAAGACAAAATAGGGGCAGCAGCAAATCAGCAAGAAAATGTTGAGATGGCGTCCATTTCTAATGCAGCCGTTGGAACGAACAAGGCTTCTTCCTTGATTAAGGATGCAGCGCTCGTGAACCAGAAACAGAAGGCTGTGGAGGTGTGCAGGGAGAGAAGTGAAGGCAGCAACGACGATCAATATAAAGGGAAGAAGCCGAGGGTTACTTGGACAAATGAAATGCATCAGAAATTCTTGGATGCCATTGAAAAATTGGGATATGACA AGGCGGTTCCCAAGAAAATAGTCGAAGTTATGGGCGTTCCCGGGCTTACCAGGGAGAACGTTGCCAGCCATTTACAG AAATATCGGTGCAGCATGAGACGAACACAAGAAACTATCTTCGGCTCACTTCCTTGCATACGTACGAGGACTGAGCTCGGAGGTTTCGGTGCTCTAACCTCACCTTCAACGAGTAAAGATCTCGTCTTTTGCTCCAGATCGGAGGGGAAGTTCTCGCATCTCAGTGACGTGAGAAACATGATGCAACGCAGAGACAAGCATTTTACGTCTTCTTCTGACAACTCCGGCACCAGCAAATTTGTGGGATACAGATTCATAGGTAACCAAATTGATTATGGTCCCATCAACAAGAGCAACACAGATGCAGTGTTTTCTACTACAGGGAGATGGGAACATCAGCCCACGAGCTACGTTCAACACCACCATCCGTTTCCAGATCAGAACACCAACGTAACAGCTGGCTGCATTCTGCAGCAATCCTCTCTGTTGAGTAGTTCTGCATCAAGAATTCATGGTGCTGAAACAGCAGGTATCGACACGTCTCAGGAACCGGACTTGCTCTCCTCGTACGCCTTGCAAAACGAGAGCTTACTCGAAGGCCCTCCGACTCAACAACCTCAACAGATCTCTGACCAAAAATCTGGAGATTGCAGGGAGTCTTTGCTCCATCAGCTGCAATCTTGGGATACCTCTGCAAATGCTGCTCCCCATCAAGATCTCTCGCTGCCGCCGCTGGAGGCACCGGGAAATGGTTTCTCCGACCAAGCTCCGGCAGGATTCTTTGATGATATCTTGCAACAGCATTGTTCTCCTTCACCCCAGAATTTAGATGATATTTTTGGCCAAGGGGGAAATGATGATTATCTGATTAATGGAACAGGAAACACATACGATCAGTTTGATATACAAGAATTTGATGACACCCTTTTTAGTCAAGATGATTAG
- the LOC130999198 gene encoding uncharacterized protein LOC130999198 has translation MSKNYGDSYDWEWMASLQTWIEVKVIEDRIRERGRLALAQQGKGPIITPMVSDELPVSSSPANCDAYPDSFFLCEENWQHREMGDAELRMLKILLPAFFLLPKVD, from the exons ATGTCGAAAAACTACGGTGATTCATATGATTGGGAATGGATGGCTTCTTTACAGACATGGATCGAGGTCAAGGTGATTGAAGATCGAATCAGAGAACGGGGTCGCTTGGCTTTAGCCCAACAAGGTAAAGGCCCTATCATTACTCCTATGGTCTCCGATGAACTGCCTGTATCATCTTCTCCTGCTAATTGTGATGCTTACCCCGATTCCTTTTTTCTGTGTGAGGAAAATTGGCAACACAGGGAAATGGGTGATGCGGAGTTGCGGATGTTAAAAATCCTGCTTCCTGCCTTTTTTCTG CTGCCCAAAGTCGACTAA
- the LOC130999193 gene encoding ethylene-responsive transcription factor ABI4, translated as MEVETEAEPPPPPPPDLAAVLEHATLMAKQLPSAADASQLLRIHAALHAAHHRLSLFLLSPHHPPPPENSVSSAAGGGEEDGEPMQTEDDAEEEEQNSRAATSAVEKVAWRMRECFIQNKRPKRLLSPSAAAAAEQRRSFEVEADRDAAAAAAADEFDPLRTKLRALDLIHQFHA; from the coding sequence ATGGAGGTGGAGACCGAAGCTGAGCCaccacctccgccgccgccggaccTCGCCGCAGTTCTCGAGCACGCAACCCTAATGGCGAAGCAGCTCCCGTCCGCCGCGGACGCATCCCAACTCCTCCGAATCCACGCCGCGCTCCACGCGGCCCACCaccgcctctctctcttcctcctctCCCCCCACCACCCCCCGCCGCCCGAGAATTCGGTCTCCTCCGCCGCGGGCGGCGGCGAGGAGGACGGCGAGCCCATGCAGACGGAGGATGACGCCGAGGAAGAGGAGCAGAACTCGCGGGCCGCCACCAGCGCCGTCGAGAAGGTGGCGTGGCGGATGAGGGAGTGCTTTATACAGAACAAGCGCCCCAAGCGCCTCCTCTCGccttccgccgccgccgccgcagagCAGCGCCGCAGCTTCGAGGTTGAGGCGGATAgagacgccgccgccgccgccgcggcgGACGAATTTGATCCCCTGCGGACTAAGCTGCGTGCTCTCGATTTGATTCATCAATTTCATGCTTAA
- the LOC130999197 gene encoding uncharacterized protein LOC130999197, protein MARRKDLSSFERAAILQFLLEGSKNGKPGRGKLTAAVQKWKSSRRTISRLWAAAKKQKDRGEVISCLSKKPSNPRRKRVEIDLGLIASIDLTKRSTIRRLACGIGCSKTTVGRWIQSGLIRAHTNAIKPDLTAPNKLLRLRFSLEALEWDRIVRSLSFKSMHNTVHIDEKWFYITKTSQRFYLTPEETEPHRTCKSKKFIQKVMFMCAVCRPVFDDDGSCLFDGKIGIFPFTELVPAKRKSKNRAAGTMELKPIQSITKEVVKDCFINKIVPAIKAKWPANASKTIYIQQDNARPHIQDSDPDFRAVASADGFDIHLINQPPNSPDTNINDLGWFRAIQSLQTESVCNSVSDLVNAVINSFNELSPNTLNKVFLSLQSCMIEILKVKGRNSYKIPHMRKDALIRQDMLPLNLQVPSELVRECISYLIEHGALSITDSLMQQLGVNAGCTNELEVMVHNLQIQGHEGL, encoded by the exons atGGCTAGAAGAAAGGATCTTTCTTCCTTTGAGAGGGCAGCCATACTTCAATTTCTtcttgaagggagcaaaaacGGCAAACCGGGCAGAGGGAAGCTCACTGCAGCGGTGCAAAAGTGGAAGAGTTCCCGCCGGACCATTAGTCGACTTTGGGCAGCTGCAAAAAAGCAAAAAGATCGTGGTGAGGTAATTAGTTGTTTGAGTAAAAAACCTTCAAATCCAAGAAGAAAAAGGGTAGAAATTGATTTAGGATTAATTGCTAGCATAGACTTGACAAAAAGATCTACAATTAGAAGGCTAGCATGTGGGATTGGATGCAGTAAAACAACAGTTGGCAGGTGGATTCAATCCGGGCTGATCAGAGCACACACAAATGCAATCAAGCCTGATCTTACGGCTCCAAACAAGTTACTTAGGCTACGGTTTTCCTTAGAAGCTCTAGAATGGGATAGGATTGTTAGGAGTTTGTCATTTAAAAGCATGCACAACACAGTCCACATTGATGAAAAGTGGTTTTACATCACAAAAACATCACAAAGGTTCTACCTCACCCCTGAAGAGACAGAACCGCATAGGACATGCAAGAGCAAAAAATTCATCCAAAAAGTCATGTTCATGTGTGCTGTGTGTCGGCCAGTGTTTGATGATGATGGCAGCTGCTTGTTTGATGGGAAGATTGGAATATTTCCATTCACAGAATTAGTACCAGCCAAAAGGAAGAGCAAAAACAGGGCTGCAGGGACAATGGAGCTCAAGCCCATACAAAGCATCACAAAAGAAGTTGTGAAAGATTGCTTTATAAACAAG ATTGTTCCTGCTATTAAAGCAAAATGGCCAGCAAATGCTAGCAAAACCATCTACATACAACAAGATAATGCTAGGCCTCACATACAAGACTCAGACCCAGATTTCAGAGCTGTTGCTTCAGCAGATGGATTTGATATTCATTTGATAAATCAACCACCAAACTCCCCAGACACAAACATCAATGATCTGGGGTGGTTTAGGGCAATTCAGTCCCTACAAACTGAATCAGTTTGTAACAGTGTATCAGATCTTGTGAATGCTGTGATTAATTCATTCAATGAATTAAGCCCAAACACTTTGAACAAAGTGTTTTTGAGCTTACAATCTTGCATGATTGAAATTCTGAAGGTTAAAGGGAGAAATAGCTACAAAATTCCTCATATGAGGAAGGATGCACTAATTAGGCAGGATATGCTCCCATTGAATCTCCAAGTTCCAAGTGAACTTGTTAGGGAGTGCATATCTTATCTAATTGAGCATGGAGCACTATCCATAACTGACTCATTAATGCAACAGTTGGGAGTGAATGCAGGATGCACCAATGAGCTTGAGGTGATGGTGCATAACCTTCAAATTCAAGGTCATGAAGGTTTGTGA
- the LOC130999194 gene encoding flap endonuclease GEN-like 1: MGVGGHFWDLLKPYARFEGFDFLRNKRVAVDLSYWIVQHETAIKGYTRNPHIRITFFRTVNLFSKFGAYPVFVLDGTPSPLKSQARIMRFFRSSGIALSSLPEVEKGVSVERNRAFKKCIEECVELLELLGMPILKAKGEAEALCAQLNREGLVDACITADSDAFLYGAQCVVKRIQPNSKEPFECYNISDIETGLGLRRNHLIAVSLMVGSDHDLNGIIGIGLETAVRFVKIFSEDDILNRLHDVARGEPLVIEGHNSAEDVSASSCNDKSSKLRVPHCSHCGHPGNKKAHLKFSCEHCDSTAGQSCCHKPVGFKCSCTSCDLDREEKAKKKDASWKLTVCRKIASEENFPNDEIIQMYLSNRHGIDDKPHLRWASPNTEMLVDYLAYRQHWEPSYVRQRILPMLSTLYLRDMASSPTNDLLYGSYKFHSIQRVKIRYGHQSYVVQWKKAAMSLSDAASPIPQESDLQLAVDLDEPFDLSEDTDAPYIHIENGGCFLSTDEDMELVQKAFPEEANQFLKEKELKEMKSRKKKSKSGSEATPEKTESSTSRGVQLSIKEFYRSSKLRNSSKPEEDSEKGSGSSIDKRKDPSPRISKSARRRLLFG; this comes from the exons ATGGGGGTTGGTGGGCACTTCTGGGATTTGCTCAAACCCTACGCCCGATTTGAAGGGTTCGATTTCTTGAGAAACAAACGCGTTGCAGTGGACTTGTCGTACTGGATTGTGCAGCATGAGACCGCCATTAAAGGGTATACTAGAAACCCCCATATTCGCATAACCTTTTTCAGAACAGTTAATCTTTTCTCCAAG TTTGGAGCGTATCCGGTCTTTGTACTCGATGGGACTCCGTCCCCTCTAAAATCTCAGGCAAGGATAATGCGATTTTTCCGATCATCTGGTATTGCCTTGTCGAGTCTGCCAGAGGTGGAGAAAGGTGTATCTGTTGAAAGAAATAGAGcctttaagaaatgtattgaagAATGCGTG GAATTGCTCGAACTCCTTGGAATGCCTATTTTGAAAGCCAAAGGAGAAGCTGAAGCTCTCTGTGCTCAGTTAAATAGAGAAGGACTCGTTGATGCTTGTATTACTGCTGACAGTGATGCATTTCTATATGGTGCGCAGTGTGTGGTCAAGCGAATCCAGCCAAACTCAAAA GAGCCGTTTGAGTGCTACAATATATCTGATATTGAGACAGGTCTTGGTCTAAGGAGAAATCACTTGATAGCTGTTTCTTTGATGGTTGGAAGCGATCATGATTTAAATGGTATAATAGGAATCGGGCTTGAAACTGCAGTTCGTTTTGTCAAAATTTTCAGCGAAGATGATATATTGAACAG GCTGCATGACGTAGCCAGAGGAGAACCACTGGTGATCGAGGGACATAATAGTGCTGAAGATGTATCTGCAAGCTCCTGTAATGATAAATCTTCGAAGCTGAGAGTACCTCACTGTTCTCACTGTGGCCATCCAGGCAATAAGAAAGCCCATCTCaagttttcttgtgaacatTGCGATTCAACTGCTGGCCAGAGTTGCTGTCACAAACCAGTAGGATTCAAATGTTCATGCACATCATGTGACTTG GACAGGGAAGAAAAAGCTAAGAAGAAAGATGCATCTTGGAAACTTACAGTTTGCCGAAAGATTGCATCGGAGGAAAATTTCCCGAATGATGAAATTATACAGATGTACCTGAGCAACCGTCATGGAATTG ATGATAAGCCACATTTACGATGGGCAAGTCCCAACACGGAAATGCTGGTTGATTACCTTGCTTATCGCCAACACTGGGAGCCATCTTATGTTAGGCAAAGAATACTTccaatgttatcaacattatATTTGAGAGATATGGCCTCAAGTCCAACCAATGACTTACTATATGGATCGTACAAGTTTCATAGCATTCAGCGTGTTAAGATAAGATATGGACATCAATCCTATGTCGTTCAATGGAAGAAAGCTGCTATGAGTTTGAGTGATGCTGCCTCCCCAATTCCTCAAGAATCAGATTTGCAGTTGGCAGTAGACCTCGATGAACCTTTTGATCTGAGTGAAGATACGGATGCTCCTTACATTCATATTGAAAATGGAGGTTGTTTTTTGTCGACTGATGAAGATATGGAACTTGTGCAAAAGGCTTTTCCAGAGGAAGCCAATCAATTTTTGAAGGAAAAG GAGTTGAAAGAGATGAAATCGCgaaaaaagaaatcaaaatcGGGTTCTGAAGCAACACCGGAAAAAACAGAATCATCTACATCTCGCGGAGTGCAGCTAAGTATTAAAGAGTTTTATCGTTCCTCTAAACTGCGTAACTCAAGCAAGCCTGAGGAGGATTCCGAGAAGGGCTCTGGTTCGTCCATAGACAAAAGGAAAGATCCAAGCCCAAGAATTTCCAAGTCCGCCAGGCGCCGCCTCCTATTTGGATGA
- the LOC130999196 gene encoding uncharacterized protein LOC130999196 isoform X1, whose product MYLDEHIEENSSLFPEMNVNKAISIGILVVNDDLACQSNVAEVLRRCNYEVLHTGTVYGALHSIWENKDRLDLVMTNAQKLELDGAAIIQTIKERLKLKVLLIPSDGRVEPRGELLNFSVYFLSGLSINGVSKLLNAKRVKEDKIGAAANQQENVEMASISNAAVGTNKASSLIKDAALVNQKQKAVEVCRERSEGSNDDQYKGKKPRVTWTNEMHQKFLDAIEKLGYDKAVPKKIVEVMGVPGLTRENVASHLQKYRCSMRRTQETIFGSLPCIRTRTELGGFGALTSPSTSKDLVFCSRSEGKFSHLSDVRNMMQRRDKHFTSSSDNSGTSKFVGYRFIGNQIDYGPINKSNTDAVFSTTGRWEHQPTSYVQHHHPFPDQNTNVTAGCILQQSSLLSSSASRIHGAETAGIDTSQEPDLLSSYALQNESLLEGPPTQQPQQISDQKSGDCRESLLHQLQSWDTSANAAPHQDLSLPPLEAPGNGFSDQAPAGFFDDILQQHCSPSPQNLDDIFGQGGNDDYLINGTGNTYDQFDIQEFDDTLFSQDD is encoded by the exons ATGTATCTTGATGAACACATAGAAGAAAACAGCAGCCTG TTTCCAGAGATGAATGTCAACAAAGCTATCTCTATTGGGATTCTTGTAGTCAATGATGACCTAGCATGCCAAAGCAATGTGGCAGAGGTGCTTCGACGCTGCAATTATGAAG TTTTGCATACTGGAACTGTTTATGGTGCTTTACATTCAATATGGGAGAACAAGGACAGGCTTGATCTTGTTATGACAAATGCGCAGAAGTTAGAATTGGATGGCGCCGCAATCATCCAAACTATTAAGGAAAGGTTGAAATTGAAAGTTTTGT TGATACCTAGTGATGGGAGGGTCGAGCCCAGAGGCGAGCTGCTTAATTTCTCTGTGTATTTTTTGAGTGGTTTGAGCATAAATGGTGTCAGTAAGCTTCTGAATGCAAAGAGAGTGAAGGAAGACAAAATAGGGGCAGCAGCAAATCAGCAAGAAAATGTTGAGATGGCGTCCATTTCTAATGCAGCCGTTGGAACGAACAAGGCTTCTTCCTTGATTAAGGATGCAGCGCTCGTGAACCAGAAACAGAAGGCTGTGGAGGTGTGCAGGGAGAGAAGTGAAGGCAGCAACGACGATCAATATAAAGGGAAGAAGCCGAGGGTTACTTGGACAAATGAAATGCATCAGAAATTCTTGGATGCCATTGAAAAATTGGGATATGACA AGGCGGTTCCCAAGAAAATAGTCGAAGTTATGGGCGTTCCCGGGCTTACCAGGGAGAACGTTGCCAGCCATTTACAG AAATATCGGTGCAGCATGAGACGAACACAAGAAACTATCTTCGGCTCACTTCCTTGCATACGTACGAGGACTGAGCTCGGAGGTTTCGGTGCTCTAACCTCACCTTCAACGAGTAAAGATCTCGTCTTTTGCTCCAGATCGGAGGGGAAGTTCTCGCATCTCAGTGACGTGAGAAACATGATGCAACGCAGAGACAAGCATTTTACGTCTTCTTCTGACAACTCCGGCACCAGCAAATTTGTGGGATACAGATTCATAGGTAACCAAATTGATTATGGTCCCATCAACAAGAGCAACACAGATGCAGTGTTTTCTACTACAGGGAGATGGGAACATCAGCCCACGAGCTACGTTCAACACCACCATCCGTTTCCAGATCAGAACACCAACGTAACAGCTGGCTGCATTCTGCAGCAATCCTCTCTGTTGAGTAGTTCTGCATCAAGAATTCATGGTGCTGAAACAGCAGGTATCGACACGTCTCAGGAACCGGACTTGCTCTCCTCGTACGCCTTGCAAAACGAGAGCTTACTCGAAGGCCCTCCGACTCAACAACCTCAACAGATCTCTGACCAAAAATCTGGAGATTGCAGGGAGTCTTTGCTCCATCAGCTGCAATCTTGGGATACCTCTGCAAATGCTGCTCCCCATCAAGATCTCTCGCTGCCGCCGCTGGAGGCACCGGGAAATGGTTTCTCCGACCAAGCTCCGGCAGGATTCTTTGATGATATCTTGCAACAGCATTGTTCTCCTTCACCCCAGAATTTAGATGATATTTTTGGCCAAGGGGGAAATGATGATTATCTGATTAATGGAACAGGAAACACATACGATCAGTTTGATATACAAGAATTTGATGACACCCTTTTTAGTCAAGATGATTAG
- the LOC130999199 gene encoding uncharacterized protein LOC130999199 has translation MALLVQESSNLPRIRQHFGPLIENRPMLLKDFLRDDASSHSRSLSGKSTAAAKSNKPHIVLLRSWSRRAAATKLSAVHKVIKLLHFASSKSPATISRKLASRRPRPAKDDGDGDGGILGGVSEVKVKVKDILRWRSFRDLAEDDPRPLDFPPSPHRSAAAAAAATSCSKRCDGENEELSTLKNPKGDWSSFEEYEQQSPVSVLDSPFQECTHFHQILENLQRAKWCHKGKLAIYEEKARQLLSQVEEDHGDDDEDVMLDFFIDEVSRNGKLHDDEFECEILRVARSWVGGEMGESYEWEVEEERESFVKDMERGFCWNKFEEERQEMCEDLEVGVFNCLLDDLLADFLC, from the exons atggcttTACTAGTTCAAGAAAGCTCAAATCTCCCAAGAATCCGACAACATTTTGGTCCATTAATCGAAAATCGTCCCATGTTGCTCAAAGATTTTCTCAGAGACGATGCTTCTTCGCATTCACGGTCTCTGTCGGGCAAGTCAACGGCGGCGGCGAAGTCAAACAAGCCACACATCGTACTACTCCGAAGCTGGTCGAGGAGGGCCGCCGCCACGAAGCTCTCCGCCGTCCATAAAGTGATCAAGCTGCTCCACTTCGCCTCCTCGAAATCGCCGGCGACCATTTCGAGGAAGTTGGCCAGCAGGAGGCCGCGGCCGGCTAAGGacgacggcgacggcgacggcggcaTCCTAGGTGGCGTCTCGGAAGTCAAAGTCAAGGTCAAAGACATCTTGCGGTGGAGATCCTTCAGGGACCTGGCGGAGGATGACCCTAGGCCGTTGGATTTCCCGCCGTCACCTCAccggagcgccgccgccgctgccgctgccACTTCATGCAGCAAGAGGTGCGACGGTGAAAATGAAGAGTTGTCCACGTTAAAGAATCCCAAG GGAGATTGGTCATCATTTGAAGAATATGAGCAGCAAAGCCCAGTTTCAGTTCTTGATTCACCATTTCAAGAATGCACTCATTTTCATCAAATCCTTGAAAATCTTCAAA GAGCAAAATGGTGTCACAAAGGAAAACTCGCCATCTACGAAGAGAAAGCAAGGCAGCTGCTGAGCCAAGTCGAGGAAGATCACGGCGACGACGACGAGGACGTGATGTTGGATTTCTTCATCGACGAAGTTTCTAGAAATGGGAAGTTGCACGATGATGAATTTGAGTGTGAGATTTTGAGGGTTGCAAGATCATGGGTGGGTGGGGAGATGGGGGAGTCGTATGAATGGGAGGTGGAAGAGGAGAGAGAGTCGTTTGTGAAGGATATGGAGAGAGGGTTTTGTTGGAACAAGTTTGAAGAAGAGAGACAAGAGATGTGTGAGGATTTGGAAGTTGGGGTTTTCAATTGTTTGTTAGATGATCTTCTTGCTGATTTTCTTT
- the LOC130999192 gene encoding ribosomal RNA small subunit methyltransferase, chloroplastic — MNSLLHLRPILSFHQTRTSASPAAHDSLAAGDLDGAPPRLQASSTTPKKKPKRQQDDYHSTLKALNSKGRFPRKSLGQHYMVNGSVNEELVAAANVKEGDLVLEIGPGTGSLTNVLVEAGATVLAIEKDPYMASLVRERFNGLGCVKVVEEDFTRSHVRSHMSSFLSANGPADGNSSTAKVVANIPFNISTDVVKQLLPMGDIFSEVVLLLQDEAAQRLVDSSLKSSEHRPINVFVNFYSDPEYKLKVGRSNFFPQPKVDAAIVAFKVKESADYPHVSSHKSFFSMVNSAFNGKRKMLRNSLHHICPSPQIEEALSAINLPPTSRPEELTLDDFVKLHNLIENHSCVVVRE, encoded by the exons ATGAACAGTCTCCTGCATCTCCGGCCAATCCTTTCCTTCCACCAAACCAGAACTTCAGCTTCACCAGCGGCGCACGATAGCCTCGCCGCCGGCGACCTCGACGGCGCACCGCCGCGCCTACAGGCGAGCAGCACAACCCCCAAAAAGAAACCCAAAAGGCAACAAGACGACTACCACTCCACCCTTAAAGCCCTCAACTCCAAAGGCCGTTTTCCAAGAAAATCTCTTGGGCAG CACTATATGGTAAATGGGTCTGTCAATGAGGAGCTAGTGGCGGCGGCTAATGTGAAAGAAGGTGACTTAGTGTTAGAAATTGGGCCAGGAACTGGTTCTTTGACTAATGTGCTTGTGGAAGCTGGTGCAACTGTTCTTGCTATAGAAAAG GATCCTTATATGGCATCACTGGTGAGGGAACGCTTCAACGGATTAGGCTGCGTGAAG GTTGTGGAAGAGGATTTTACACGATCTCACGTACGGTCTCACATGTCCTCGTTTCTGTCAGCGAACGGCCCAGCAGATGGAAATTCGTCTACTGCAAAG GTGGTAGCAAACATACCTTTTAACATAAGCACTGATGTGGTGAAACAGCTTCTTCCAATGGGAGACATCTTCTCAGAAGTGGTTCTTTTACTTCAG GATGAAGCCGCGCAACGCCTCGTGGATTCTTCGTTGAAGTCATCCGAGCATCGGCCCATCAACGTTTTCGTGAACTTCTATTCAG ATCCTGAATACAAGCTCAAAGTGGGAAGGTCAAATTTCTTCCCCCAGCCAAAG GTTGATGCTGCGATTGTCGCGTTTAAAGTGAAAGAAAGCGCGGATTATCCACACGTTTCCTCTCACAAGAGCTTCTTCTCAATG GTGAATTCTGCATTCAATGGAAAGCGTAAAATGCTGCGAAATTCTCTTCATCACATTTGCCCTTCGCCTCAAATCGAAGAGGCTCTATCTGCGATTAATCTCCCTCCCACT TCGAGACCGGAAGAGCTCACGCTCGACGATTTCGTGAAACTGCACAACTTGATCGAGAATCATAGCTGTGTCGTTGTTCGAGAATAG